Part of the Mytilus trossulus isolate FHL-02 chromosome 2, PNRI_Mtr1.1.1.hap1, whole genome shotgun sequence genome is shown below.
AATTCTATTGACATTTTAAATCAGAATAACATAAAAGTGACTAACataattttgtgacaaaaaataGCACCAACTTAACAAAACTTTATTAGAAAATAGTCTTCTATCTTGGAAAAACTACTGcacttttaattgaattttgcatttaaaaaatcatatggtaGCTGATTAGCAACATACATTGTACTTATTTTCAATGTAGTCTCAAGTTTCTAGTGTTCAAAGGTTTAAAATTACACATTTCCTGCTgtttaattaaacaaacatgcattaaaaaaatcatttacataCAGTAATTCAagtttataacatttaaatgtttagGTGTTTGATTTGAAaagaagttaattttttttttaagagcAGCATGTCCAATATAGGAAACATTTCCAATTAAATGCAACTGCAGGAAAAACTGCATGCATATtatgttatttaaatataaattatgccTTACTATAATGTGATACATGTACTAGTCCAATCACAATTTCACACCGTAAAATGTTTCTTGTATGACAGCTGTACAGCAATCCATATAAAGAAAGATATGAAAAACATGATATGGACTGATGCAGTGATAGATTGATCTACGAATATGAATTAGAAATaagtggtacctaacactacagggagataactctgtaaagtcagctaaacattttaattatgttgtgcTGTAAAAGGAAtgtaaagcttctcaatgatcaaatgTGGTTTTTGTGAAACTGCTatgtaaccagtgtaatttttctgattaaacggttggttcaaatttttgaaatttttaatatatttttgttaaaggatcAAAGTACTCACattgacaaaatttaatgaaaatattattcattaatattcatgGGATAGGATTAGTTTTCTATTTAAACTGATAGTACATTATACATTAATGCTCAATATTTaaactgaaattttaaatacattaaaactATTGCACATGATGATGAGTTGAATgagacatattttcaaaaaaatatttcaacaaatatatatgtgatttcctatgtacaaataacattgattatcttaaattaatgaataatgaaatggcgACTAAGTCTCATTAGTTTAATGTAATAccaacattttacaaaattgaagtCTAATACTTGATTCAAAACATAACTGATTTATCAAAAGAGAGAAGACTGTTCATTGATGAACCTTtcaatgtgtaaaataattaaaaatgaagatataaTCAGTTTATAATTATTCATCTTTGAATTGcatttatcatttcaaataatcaaacatagaaaaaggtaatatttttaaataattgttgaGCAGTCTCATATGACACATATTTAAGGGAATTAGGCTAACAATGCTCTTCCAAATTGTCTCTATTCAAATGAGGGTGAAATAAGATAcaacaacattttataatttttgactATCATAAATATAATGACATCAGTTGTCAAAtgcaaacttttcaaaatgcattcACATGTATAATGCCTCTCTTTAACCAGTAGCATTTTCGTTTTCTTCTGAAGCAGTTTCACCACCAAATTTACTCAAATCATCTGATACTAAGTCATATTGCTCTTCATTAACAGATGATTCTGATCCATTGGAGTTCTCTTCCTCTGATGGTTGTAGAATTTCTGGTGAGCTTGTTGATGTGTCCCTTTCTGGCTCTGATCCATGGGTATTGTCTTCTGTTGTTGGGTCAATGGAAGAAGGAGCTGGTTCTTTATTATTTCCTGTTGTAACTTGTAAATCTTCATCAGAACTAGAATCTTCTAGCTCTACAGACTTTTCTGAAGCTGTTGAGTCCTTTTCACTTCCTGGTTCAGtggtattttgattttcttcttGTTTGATAATATCTGTTTTGGTGTATGATTGCTCACCAGTTATACTTTCCTCTACAATGCTAGAAGTGTCAGCTGAAGAAAGGGATTGTTGGTCATTTTCTGGAAAATTTATTACAATTGCTCCCTCTGCATCTGATGCTTTGTTGTTTTCATCATTTCTTGTAAAGTTGCTATTTGATGTTTCCTCACTACTTTTCTCTGATGAAAATGATCCTGCCATGACTAACATACTTTCTGTCTCTGCCTTCATTTCCTGTTTAAGTCCTCTTGCACCAGGAATGACAAGCTTTGCAGCAGATTCAGGAATATTTGAAGTACAAACATCTCTTGAACGGTAGTCTAGCCtggaatagaaaaaaatcatatgaaatacaGGGTAAGTTGTCTTTTTTGCAACTTGTgacatatcaaaaataaaaaatatgtttgattgaATCCTTCATAATTAACTGTTTATCTCTGATAGGAGCACATTCTGTATTTTACACATATTATTGCTTAATTCATCTCTATAATTTAGTAAGGATCCCATATCAGACTTGTTTGTACCACATATATCAATTAGGTTAGTCAAATACGAAAGTCAACCATTTACCCCTCAAAATTGGCaatcaagggaaataactaTTAACTCAAATTATCGCTATTTGTGCATCTTTCCTTTGATCTtcttttgtgataatttttgtcgagccttcgactttagtcgaaaaagcgagactaagcgatccttcATTCCGTCGTCGttggcggcgtcaacaaatattcactctgtggttaaagtttttgaaattttaattactttcttaaactatactggatttctaccaaacttggacagaagcttgtttatgatcatatgatagcatccagaagtaaattttgtaaaaataaaattccattttttccgtattttacttataaatagacttagttttttctgcggggaaacatagcattcactctgtggttaaagtttttagaattttaataactttcttaaactatcctgggtttgtaccaaacttggacagaagcttgtttatgatcataagatagtatccagaagtaaattttgtaaaaatataaatccattttttccgtattttacttttaaatggacttagtttttctgcggggaaacattacattcactctgtggttaaagtttttaaaattttaataactttcttaaactatcctgggtgtgtaccaaacttggacagaagcttatttatgatcataaaatagtatccagaagtaaattttgtaaaaagataactccattttttctgtattttatttttaaatggacttagattttctttaagttaacattacatacagtctgcagttgaagttttcaaaacattcattagatttattaactatcctagatttttaccaaacgtagacagaagcttcttacaatcataacatGGTATCAAGAggattttaattgatttttttcctcatttttgttgagcccgCAATTTACAGAAAAAGTAGGTGAGACACTAGGTtctgcggaacccttacaaatttttatatcaCGATTCTTGCTTGAGAtagaaaaattatcgctagaaactaaggaggccatgtggcgttgctaacgaaattgacattgaaattgacaacgtcgtcataggtaaaatagcgataaacagattatcattggtcatctcaactcgattgcttttctcactttcgctgtaccagctcaagcgagaaaatcaatctcgttgaaaTAATCAAAGATAATCTATAATTACCTCCCATCAAAACCTATCTAATATCTgtaaattgtaatatatatgtattcataatattgaattttgtcttaCATACAACTTCTtgaatttaattcaaaactacTATCAAAGTGGTTGTAAGCACTGAGGGGTAAAgtttgctttaatttatcagtgggaagtaaaattaaatattgcatgTATAAAGTATTGGTTTTAGGTGTTTCAAGTAAGATTCTGGACAATGGGAGATGACTCCAATATTTTAAAGACAActttaacaatgacatcatttatattttatatttttagttccTACAACTTGcaaaaattatgtaattttcttgacAGGTGTATAATCATTTTGTGACTTGAATATCTGAGCATATATTACATTGATAAATTTCTGGAAATGTTCATGGATATGACGTAAAATGTTATGATCAATGCACTATAATTTGTGTATCAAAAAGGAAGTGATAAACCttggaagatttagatatcaagtcagtaacataGGGTTTCTACTGCATTTTAAAAGTGCTTTAAGGTCTGGTCACTCATATTTACCATAGATACAAAAGTCTCACcttaaaatataatttgctTCAAGATATCATAACGAAAAATCTAAATGTTGTTTAACTATTATTGGGTTAGGCCTTGATTCAAATCTAATTTGTCCAAAAACTTTGTGTTAAAAGACTTCTTAGGTCATATAATGGATTATGTCATTTTCCATATTTGAATTCTTGGAATAGTTATTTCAtgattataaatttgataggGCCATAACTCGAGATCAAATGCTATTAAAtcgaaatatgaaatttaaaattagacTGCAgtcttcttatattttttataaatttaaatacacTAGCTTTACttaaaaaattctttaaacaaCTTACTTATGCGAATCTTCTTTTGGTGATGAACTTTCAGGGTTAACTATTTCTAAGTCTATGAACCCAGACTTTAACTTTGTGACGAGAGCTTCATACTTAGTATTTACTCCTTCACACTTGGTAGTTACAGTGGTCCTGAAAGCAAAAAACAAGGTTAAATTGTTacttgtgaaataaaatttaggtaaaatcaaaatatacctCAGTGAAATATAATGGTTTAtgtaactttttatacattgtgacttagatggagagttgtctaattggcaatcatatcccatcttcttattcatattatatagcaaagcaaaaattatttcatcacATAGTTTCACATCTACATTCCAAAAGTAGTTATTCAATACATATAGATTTTTCACCACTACAAATGTAGACTGTCTTAATTCAACTTGGGGTGTTAGGTTGATGtgtcattaaaatataaacctaCATATCCCTTTATTCATACCGTAAGAATGATAATTATTAAGTATAAAGGGTTCAATTAGACAAGTGGATTAAGAggaaaagatgtttttttaaagatttttttgtaaagaccTTGAgttgattttacaaaaaaattacaacttAGGTTGATTGTAAGTATTCTAAATTATTCATGACCTAGATCAATCTAAGtcataagttttttttgtgaaaatgacTACAGGTCAATATCTGTAGATTCATTTTCATTCTCtgtactatttattttttgtggattttgtgAGTATATTATTCAACAAAGcacaaatttctttttaaacagAAGTTGctaaaacaaaaaaccaaatatgcattaaaatatttgttttcccaGTACAAGAAAATTGTTACTCAAAGAAAATCATATAATCCACATAACGTAAAGGGTttccttcacttacaactgatgCTGAAGTTCTATAACTACATTTTCCATCTGTAATCGATCCTTCTTAGAATCACTGTCAAATTTCTTGAACACATTACACAAATTTGCATGTTTTCTTTGTAAATCCTGAAGTTGATGCTCCCTCTTTCGTAGTATCTCTTCTAGATATCCCTGAAAGAATAAACTTAATATGAACTAAATAAATGATGCATCCCTGATCAACAAGACATTAGTTGATACAAATGAAATCACAGTGGACAACTAGACCATAAATCTTATAAtcattgacaaaattaaaaataatatggaactcattaaaagaaaatgtataagaaaagtctcttgacaccatttgcgagtatggtcttgaggaaacgatgatagtccgtcggaaggggacgaaaaatggctgacccgtgttaagagagagccatatctcttgcacgttaaagacacctttgtagatttcgaaaaagagtgggttaatgccgctacaaggcagcactcgcacccgcaaagtggagagggattaatataagttgcagaacttgtttcccaatccactgtaaataaatatgtttaaaccaaGATTAAAAAGACTAagaaagaaaaatcaataaattacaTTGGATAAACATTAAGGCACTTTAAATACTGAATTGTGGTATAGCAAAACTAATAACATATAATCTAGTCTGTACCTTttgttcttttatagttttatgaGTTCTTTCTAGTTCTTTGAATTTGACCTCCCATGAATCACCAGATGACCTAACAACAGAGGAAGAGGTTCTGCCTGCATTGGTGCTTAATTCTTCCAACTCTTCAAAATCTTTGTTTGCACTCTCTTCactaaaatgataaattaatggACCAAAGTGATTAGAGCCAAATCAGCCTCTTTTTATGTAAGGTctagaaatatatttgtaattttggaaTCATCAAAATGGTTCAAATTTTGAGTTGCCTTTCACAAAATATAGAGTTATTTTATGCTTGACcaaatattgatttttgtaAACTATGACATGTTCAGTACAAAATTGTAGCCTTGCTATTGTGGGAAGCTTGGAATGTCATTCAGAACCATGCAGAtttgtgtaaaaatgtgttGCCATTACCAGATTCTAAGCagcttttaaacttttaaagcttaggtagcaatacacagttaggaaaaaaacttaaaattgacactcataatttttaaacacccccttttccctcctgtctaacaaagaaggctttatatgtgtgttatgcatgtatatacttgtagaaagagaatcttccatagatttgatttctaatggtcataagggtgaaatataatcccttttgggtgtaaccatggcaacaatctgcatttcttagatacaaaatatagcaaaaaaggggggtgaacatgtcacaaaagtctccaaaatttggtctaaagaaaaatttcaatgaattacagtgatacctttccggaatccataggtttatatctatcaagtggtccaaaaaaaatcatatgtcttcctgctcgtttttccataaaattgaattgaatcgagcgcaaaatcttggttgataaacactacaataatttatggacctatgaacggtacggataggaaaatacggactgtcaatcattgaaatggcctataaaacatgttaaaatcaatctaaatgttcatataaacccactaagaaggctatattattcttcaattacctaaaaatctattttattgtacaaaaactttcatatttaaaaaattcacaggggccataatgcgaaactaaacttctaactgtgtattgctaccttataaaatgaaacaacattacaaacaaatTCATAGTCAGGCAATTGGTTCTctcttataaattgtttaagatGTTGCCATGCCAGAGCCTTTTGATCATTACTATATGGTatggatttttctcattgttgaaagtcatatggtgacatatagttgtttaaATCTTTATCCTTTGGTCTGTTTCAATTCTCATCCTTTGGATCCTGgtggacagttgtttcattggcaatcacacatcctgttttcatattatgtaatttaaaatgataattatattaCTATGTAAATTTATTATCATAACTCGCTTAAAGAACCATACTGTAGACATCCTctgtataaacaaattatttgtttgagTGTTTAAGCAATGATTAACTATTGTACAAGCATTACATACCTTTGTTGAAAAATGAGGTATGGTGTATAGTCAATAAACAGAGGGCTTTTCAATTCTTCATGCTGACCCtttaaacaaaaactgaaaacaaaaataacaaaataatgattGATACTACTAATCATCAAcagagaaaataataataaattgatacATGATGACTTAGCAAGTAATTTAAGTATTTCACTTTGatacttgaaaataaaaagttcaaaacttatgcagattaaaataaaaacatgctGAATTCATTCCATTTTATCTTGACACTGAGtaaagtttacaaaataaacaatcttgtggagagttgtctcagtggTAATCATACAGCATCTCCATTTTTATATAACCATAAAAAATCTTTCTGTTAACTTTTTTCCAGCTTTTGAGTTCAAAATTTAGCATTTGCACATctatttaagggcatacgatacagtttttatcctgtatttacaagttcgtgaaaatttgcatataggctaatttttacctgattaaatgaaatatgtaataaaaaatataccttcatgtgctactttttgggtaaaatgaggtcgaaaatttgtatatttgctcaaaattcagatttgtgggcgtaatttctttttcaaaagaaagacataacttttttgttataaaagataaacacaaattgttttttgttaaataatcggtaatttctatattttataggtattctaaaaaattatgcattttttattcaaaaataactcatatttataaaatgttcatgaattgaggaaaatacgtcattttttgccacatgtttatcaaaattaaaaaaaatcctctatttacagttttataaaatttgggtaaCTTAAtttccctgcaaaatgaaacaaattgctgttttgaaaaataggggtccatgaactcgttttcaaattaaatcagtttaaatgataaaaatcagtcgaaaaatgcatcttttcccgatatgtcacagtttgacgtcgcgaaaataacaaattacgttagcaacgtcattacctttcctgtaactgtatcgtatgcccttaaatggTTTATGATGTTATGTAACTTTAATATACTTTTCTCAGCATTCTCAGAGAAGATTCTAAGAGGGTATACAAATCTGTACATCACCATCATGTTCAGTCTGAGAGACAAgtcatattgataaaatataacacTACCTAAAATCAATAGAATTGAGTCCCAGCAAAACTCCACATAAAACATTGATATCTTCTGACAAAATTACTGATCCATCTTGATAAAATCTCCTAAAAAGGAAACATTAATAATTCTGTCATTCAATGGTCTTTTTCTTCatgatatacatatttttctatataatttcaaatacccctaacatttttgtcatgaaaaataataaacatgcaTTTTGGTGAGAAGAATGCATaaatattcttaattttattctaCAAAATTTCTGTTATCAGGAGCAAGAAAAATGTAATATTCTGTCAATTTGTAGGGCAAGTAAtgacatttcaaaatgaaattgttGATTTTATTCAAATGGGAGATAATTCAGAAAGTCTTCAAGGAATgatcataatttttgttttaggtTACCTGAACTTTAAAGAGAGCAAATCCTAATAACAACGAATCAATTTGGAGAGgttttatcaacaaaaacaattagTGACAAGATTCCCAACCTGT
Proteins encoded:
- the LOC134707487 gene encoding RUN domain-containing protein 3B-like translates to MNEEIYAQLSKRQTDIQRKNLTQICRLTVKTLIDKASITNIDDDCEELINFCAAIEQILTYRQKAQRTWYGIEEVRPFWDFIQSACRYIPNNCITSIATLENVKSPIGKGRAWIRCVLMEKRLSEYLSNAIQQTKIVRRFYQDGSVILSEDINVLCGVLLGLNSIDFSFCLKGQHEELKSPLFIDYTPYLIFQQSEESANKDFEELEELSTNAGRTSSSVVRSSGDSWEVKFKELERTHKTIKEQKGYLEEILRKREHQLQDLQRKHANLCNVFKKFDSDSKKDRLQMENVVIELQHQLTTVTTKCEGVNTKYEALVTKLKSGFIDLEIVNPESSSPKEDSHKLDYRSRDVCTSNIPESAAKLVIPGARGLKQEMKAETESMLVMAGSFSSEKSSEETSNSNFTRNDENNKASDAEGAIVINFPENDQQSLSSADTSSIVEESITGEQSYTKTDIIKQEENQNTTEPGSEKDSTASEKSVELEDSSSDEDLQVTTGNNKEPAPSSIDPTTEDNTHGSEPERDTSTSSPEILQPSEEENSNGSESSVNEEQYDLVSDDLSKFGGETASEENENATG